TATTTCAAgtttatgtatatatttttggtGTTAACTGTAATGTTGTTGTGAATTTACCCTGTCATATGTTTATAGGTGCAAGTGTGGGAAATGTTCGATGGAGTTCGTTGTCCAGCATGAAGAATGCAGATGCTGCATGGAGATAGATAGATGTCGGGAAAGGATGGCACAAGTTGAAAAAGATGAAGAGTGTGTTACTTCGCATCCAGGGTTTGAAAGTGTCTGTCTGGATCGTTGGGTTTTGGCTACTGCAGCAATAGGgcttaaaacgaaacagaagaAAGCCTATACCACATTGTTTGCTGAAGGCAATACCACAGAAAACAAgtaatcttttatttttttatgtttcaaCTAAATTTTTCTTGAGGTATAAAATGGCTTCATTTGCAGTGAGTACATCTATTTACATTAAAATATTTGGTTTTTGTCcaccaaaaataattattgagcaCAGGTCATGGGGAGCCCACCTTTAgattacattaattttgtttcgtGATTGTCTTACTGAGCCGCTGTCATGCTCAAAAATATTGAGTTCATCTAACAGTACAGTTGGTTTGCTTATCAGTTGTCTTTTTTTGGTCACCTACAGATTTCTAAGATCAGTTTCCTACAGGCAGTTTGTCCTAATGGTTTGGGAGTATGTAGGGTCCTCTAACAGGATTCCCCTCCCTTGTTGTGTTTATAATGCCCTACGGAAAGAGTTTCCAATCCAAGACGATGAAGACTATCATGGCTACGAGGAGAACGATTGATTGGAGCCATAGTTAATACTAGGaaagtaaacagcattgttATACAATTTCCGATGGGAGGAGAATGCGTCACATGCCGTTGGttaaaactcactaactccctagggaaacaacaACTTAAACTTtggactcacacgtgatcaggatGTGCACCTTGAAACTGCGGGAAATTTGTGTAGCAGTCAGCCTGATGTTAAAAAGCCATTAAAGTAGGACAACGTTTCTCATTGGAGATGGCATTCTTTATTCAAGAAAAGGGATTTATAGTTGCAAGAACATATCATGCAAATTAACAAAAGGGAAAATATCAACATTTTGTGTCTCCAGGCTTTTGGTTTGGCGCCAAAAATGGGTTGCCCACGTTCGTCATCTCCCTCCTCAATCGCAATCGCTAGGTAGGAAAGAATTTGCGTAATATACAACGAAATACGCTGTTCCTGATCAAGACAAACTTAGAATGCATTAGAACAAGCCAAAGGAACTTTAGTATTGTCTATATTTTGTTAGCTGCTCAATTTTGTGCGTGGAGCCAGTGTATGCAATGGTGTCAAAGAAATCATTTTCttggagtttttttttctatttttgagtCCGGAGGTATaataaaacacttaatgactggcccctcgggagacagtgagttttgtttccccttgaCCTCAATGTTTTCCTTGGCTTCGTCTCAGGAAACATTGAGGGTCTTGGGGAAACAAAACACACTGTTTCCCTTGTGGCCAGTCCTTATTACATCCTGGCAACAATGAGTTTGGCTAGTTATCCGATGATACCCTAGGAAAGACTGAAATCTGACACATTGCTATGATTTGTTAGGAAAGAGAAGGCGATCTGGGATAACGAATCCCTGGGGAGTCACCCACAAATTCTGTAAGTGTTCATTCCTTAGTCTCTGGATAATACGCTCATGGCAGATCTGATATTGGTGTGCATGATTTACAAGCAAGTGTGCTATTTATTTCTCATTTCAAATTTTGCCCCCAGTATCCCATGCTAGAATCACTTACTTTTCATCCTAAGGAGTTGGGGGTGTTAGCTGGTAAAATCTGAGACAGTGGGATCGATACCCCAAAAATTTGAGTTTAAGAGGGGCAACAGCAGGATCTTCtttttccaggcctggaaagtcatggaatttagTTTGGGTTGTAGAAAGTCatggaaaacaaaataatttgggCAGTTTTGCATCAGCAAACTAAGGAAACAGGAAAAAAGTTGCAGACATACaagaaaattttcaaagaaaaatggcCAAATTTAGGTTATGGAAACGTGGAGGGTCATGATCAAGGACCtagaatggtcatagaattttTAAAGCTCGATACGCTTCCCAGTGAGGAGGAGAACCAGGAAACTGTACCTCTTTAATTCCTTTCCAATACTCATACATGTAGGTGATTCTTCAGAAATTTAGTTGTCATTGCCACATTAGTTTACGTggcattttgaaacaaaattgtGATTACATCATAGTCATACCCCTTACAAAGTCGTGAAGTCTCAAGAGCTTAATtcttaaaaacataaaatagtGTAGCTTGAACGTGTATTTGCTTAACATTTTTAGGTGATAATATAACCCCTTGGAGAATACTAGGGTTGAAGATGTTGCTTTTTTGTCTTCAAGTCTGTCAGGTATCTGATAGCACAGATTAAAAGAAGACCCCAACCTGGATGTTTACAAAATTGAGACTGGGAAGGAATTTGGAACTGCTCCGAAAATAGACACAGACCATGCCCAACCCCTATTACTGTTATAAATACCAGGGGGTATTCGTGTATACCGGTACTTATGATGTTTGTGTGCCACTACACTGTCCTTTTTTATGTCCGTTGATTGGTTTGCCACGCTTTGAACACTTGTTATTTCTTGTTCTGCGGCCAGGTGATGTGTTAGCCTGAAGGAGTACTTGAAGTTCAGcatctgaaggaaaaaggaacaTTCTTAGCCAGCCTGCTACTTTGCACATAATATACTGGGTATGTTTAAACTGACAACTTATATTAAACTTAACTGGTGGAATGACA
This genomic stretch from Montipora foliosa isolate CH-2021 unplaced genomic scaffold, ASM3666993v2 scaffold_394, whole genome shotgun sequence harbors:
- the LOC137987878 gene encoding uncharacterized protein, whose product is MSVNWEVQFGESLSESSSEGCSESSEASFCSASDFQSYDDSAEPIATEEEATQYTEQIAVEEEEEDMLLSRFAGETDLPDWCKCGKCSMEFVVQHEECRCCMEIDRCRERMAQVEKDEECVTSHPGFESVCLDRWVLATAAIGLKTKQKKAYTTLFAEGNTTENKFLRSVSYRQFVLMVWEYVGSSNRIPLPCCVYNALRKEFPIQDDEDYHGYEEND